TAGCACTTGAATTGCTAAACATCTTTCCTATGCCCATCCCATCACTTAGATGCTGTCCTGTTCAATAATGCTGGGAACTTAGAACTTTAAAGGCATAAGTTAGCATCCTTCCTAGATAGCACTATTCAGTATATACATTTTGGATAGCTTCATCGTTGGATGGAAATTACAACTACAGtgtagaaattatatatatatattcttaattataatattagacATTTTAGGAATGGTTTCTATTTTGATTTCTGGATAAACCAGAGGCTACAGCATAATACTTTTGtggtatgattatttttatttttaaagttaatgtCTTCTTAATTTTTGGGTTTGGAAGGGAGTCTGCAAGAGGCGTGACTGGTATTGCAGAATAGGGATTAGAACTGACCTTTGTCAACATGTCAACGTTTATATTTTGAGAATGACTTCACTTTGAATGATGAGGACAAGGCATAGATCATTGTATTCCattgaagtatatatatatatatatatatatatatatatatatatatatatatatatatatatatatatatatatatatatatatatatatatatattgtcagGATGAAGTTATGCAGGAATTCAGAAAGTGGAGATTTGGAATTaaagtgttttctttttatttttatttacatggcgattttttttttgttattaagcttgataaaatattttatttagtctTGGTTCCTCTTCCTTGTATTCTTCTTACACTTATAATGTACCCTGGTTATGTCTCCTTTAGCATTTTATTCTGTTAAACTTATTATccatcaagaaaaaataaacctaCTCTTTTTTAGCAGATTTTTGTTTGCTTTATGATTTTGATGTTGGAACAGGTTGGTCGAATGACATTGGGCGGATTATTGGCTCTTGGGTACATTGTTGTGGTTAGTTATAAGCGTGCCTCCACAACTGTTAATAATGGCAAGGTTTCAATGTCTTTTGAAACCATTGATGTTCTTGGTGAGACATTCATGGTGATGAGAGGAACTAATAGAAAGGTATATACTTTTTTCTTATCACACTAGATTATGTTCcatttaaaattcaatcttCTTGACTGCATTTACTCTTTACTTTCAAGGTACTCATCAGTCATCATGTTCATTTTATGCAAATAATCTTATTGTAGATTTCATTATATTTCCTgttgtttccttgtttgatgAAGAGTCTAATAATCatataaataagatttaatgCTCTGTATCAGATTTAAATTTCCTTGTTTTCTTCTCAGTTTTTGGAGGGTTTCTGATCCTTGCACagtgaactttttttttcttgaacaatTTCTTATATGAAAAGCTTTGCTTGGTCCTCACTCCTAGTAGATCATGATTGTTTTatgggtaaaatatgtttttagtccctgTAGTTTTAAATAGATCAATTTGGTCCCTACATACACCTTATAAAATAGGTGTATTTAGTCCCTACTCACTGACGACAAAGGAACCAAATAGGGACTAAATCCACCTATTTGTTTTAAACGTATGGGGACCAAATTAATCGATTTGAAAATACAGGGACTAAAACCAAGTTTTACCGAAAGTATAGGgaccaaaaatattttactgttgttttatttccttcctttttatattaaatgacattttttttttgttttccatgtTAACTTTCTGTTTCTGCTCAGTCTGATTATGCCTTTTCTGGTTGATAATATGCTGGAAAAAAAATCTGCAGACTGTTGGAACAGAAGCATTAAGGATGGGCATTAATGGACCTTGGATTACTAAATCATATCTGGAAATGATTCTTGAAAGAAAAGGTAGGGATTTGGATGCTCTCTCCCTTTAATACCGTTTatgcacatttgattaattcAGTTATTTTTCTTACATGTGATGATGACTGCTATAATAGgaatatttgtttgatttgagGAGTGAGGACAACATTTGGTCTGTTAGCTTTATGACAACTTGAATTGTCTAATCAGTAGATTATCTTATTATCAAGCCCAGTGGAAAGATAGGTGCAGAGTGCCTGTCTGTAcccattgttatttttttatttttttataaatgctaatttttttaaacaatatttatcttattaacagtttaatataattaatttgacatgagtatgtaagaaaataaatagtGAGTGGTGTAGTGGGTGGTTTAGGGAGTTGTTACAGGGAAAAGTGGTCCAATAAATTGTGGAAGACCAAAAAGGGTATTATTCCCTTTATTATAGTTATTATAGGTtatagataaaaacaaaaataatttccttATGTTGCATTGATTTGTATTTAACAATGAATTGTGCGATTGTTGTTATGCCTTCTCACTTTCACATGCAGGTGTACCTCGTCTTAGTACACCACCACTTGTGTCTAATACAACTGTGCCTGGTAGTCAAGAAACCGTGATCGCTGCGCCAAAGCCAATTCGTGTTACCCCTAACCTTGTTACCGGGCTTGATGATTTACCTCAGCCGTGGACTCGATCTCCAACAAAATCTAAAATGGAACCTGTTGTGGCTGAATGGCATTTCATATCTTCAGATTCTTCCCTGCCTGACAACTCAGTCCTAGGTATTTTCCTTGAATTGGAGGATGTAGCTAATTTTGGAGATGATTTCTTGCATGCTTACTTAAGATTTCCATTGTGTCAAGACTTCTCTCATGAAGCAACCACAGATCCTTCATCTTTCAGGGATAGTGTTAGGCTTGCTCCAATGCCTGATTCATTTGACTTGGATAGGGGATTGCTTTTGGCAGTTCAAGCAATACAAGTAAGGAGTAGAAACCTGTAAATTTCTTCTGCGCCTCATGTTTTGAAGCTAACAATTCCATAGGACATGCATATTTATATGCTTGATAAAATCCTATATGCTTATTTATCTTTGTTCCAGGCATTGTTGGAGAATAAAGGTGTCCCAGTCATAGTTGGAATCGGTAATATGGATGTTTCTTGATACCTCATCCTCCTTCCTTTGTGTGTGGTTGTGCTTCGCCCCATTTACCTGGATTGACTTCAACTGTCTTTGTTTCTTGTTGGAATGGGATTCCCTGCTGTCAAAAGCATGTGCACAAAATCTCCACCCTTAAGTTTTATCTTTCATACATTAAAAAGTTAATGGAATATtagcacaaaaatatttaaaccattGGATCTTGAATGTTTCCTGCTGTTACATAGCTGACTGCAGGGAATCCAAATCCTTCCCTATCCCTTCAATTAGAAAATGATAAgtggttaaaaattaataatctttcTCCTGGTTAAGTATTTTTTGCTTAAGTATCTTTTTCTATCTGGGTAGATAGGGAAGGAAACACAAAATGGGTACAGCTGAATTAGTTTCCATGCAGCCATGCTCCCTGCAGATTGTTGTCTTTCTTTGCCACACCACTTGGAAAGAAGTATACAGCTAGCTGTATTACAGAAACAAATCTAACAGCAAGTggaataacttttaattataaatttatgaataaaaactaaaattctatATAAGGAGGCATTACAAAACAAGTGTAATGTTATTTGAGGTGAAAAATAGCTAGTGAAAAGTATAAGGTCAATttagttattattgttttagAAATACCGTGTTGGTTCTTCACATGCTTGCTGATAAAGCTGGAAGCTAATTGAGCTGAACCAAGATAGGCCTATCTCAAACTTACCTTAACAGGAAATGGAGCCCATTTTCTTGGTTCAAGCTCAGCTCACCTTAAGCTCAAGAGCTACTCAAGTTTAATAAGCCAACATTGAGCcttttattaattgaatataTTATGCCCAATGATTTCAGCATGAATTTGTCTATAAAAATCATATTGAGCCTCTTTTTCTTCTGCTCTTTCTTTTGGTTACTGATGTACTGAATATTGCTAAATCAATTTTCCTTCATCTCAAAGGCTCAAAGCATGCATTTTTAACAGCTCTAGTTTTGATAAAATCATTGATCCTTAGGAATTTGTGCTTTTCAGGAGGTCCAAGTGGGTCTGGGAAGACTAGTTTGGCTCATAAAATGGCAAACATAATTGGTTGTGAAGTAGTTTCACTGGAAAGCTATTATAAACAAGTAAAGGATTTTAAATATGATGACTTCAGCGCACTTGATTTATCCTTGCTATCAAAGGTAAGGTAATTGAATAGTTCAGATGCAGTTGATTGGGGCTCTGCATGATAATTGATTGATGCTGCACCTTTGTATATATAACTTCTTGTGTACTGATTTCTgtataaaaatgtatatatttcttctgagaaatgaatatttttttaatttttttaacatgatatGTTAATCAAGTGTCACTACCTCTGGTTACCATTAATTCCTCCCCTTCATTGTTTGAAGTAATGAACAAGTTAATATGAAGCATTTGCTTTTAGAAGATGTAAACTTTTGCAAGGTTGGGAACAACCTTGGTCAGACTTGATCCAGTTAGTAGTTCTGTTTGACAGAGAGAGTCAGCATGTTCTGTCAATTTCTCCAAAATTCTTCTCCCCTATCCTGAATGATGTGCCAGTCCAACTCAGTGCCGCAGTGCCATCAATTAAGTCTAAAATGCTGTAGTTAAGGATTTGAGGCCaaggatagattttttttttgaataattttctcatcattttataactgtaaatttgtaatttattataaatatttgattgatgACTTGGCAATGTTGATTTGGAGTACCACATCATTTGGGATAAGGATTTTATTAGTGACTTTCAGGATGGTTGCATTACACTGATAAAAATTATGCCACTAGAAGGGACCAGCTAgttgtatgaaaaaaattatggtcCCTATTTGCTATCCTCACCATAGCtacaacaacaaagccttattcTACTAGAAGTGACCAgctatttggataaaaaattacacTGTTCTACCCAGAATCAAAATTCTAATAAATGCATTTTGAATATGAAAACGTTGTTGTGGTCCAAAGGCTCAAATAAGATGATGGTATAATCtgtatttaccaaaaaaaggaAGATGGTAATATCTCTTTGCTTTAAATGCTTGGTTAGTCAAatcttttggatattttcaGCCATGTTACTAATGGATTATTTAACATTCTTATTCTCGAGTCCCTTGCAGAATATTGATGACATAAGAAATGGTCAAAGAACAAAAGTACCTATATTTGACTTGGAAAGTGGTGCTCGGAGTGGCTTCAAGGAACTTGAAGTTTCTGAAGATTGTGGAGTGGTCAGTTATTAAACTAGTTCGCCCAACACCTGAAATTTGTTGCCTCCATTATAACTTTGTTTGTGAGATTTAATAGAATAGCCTGAAGTTGAAAAGATATTATCTTCATTGCACTTTATTTTTGCTAACTCCATGAGAACATATATCTTACTAGATTTTGAATTCAGTGCTGATCGAAATATTAACATGGTAATGGATTATTGCTGAACTTGAGATAGCCATTTTAGCTGTCAATAGCCAACCTTTCCAAATGCAACTACTATCAGGTGCCAACGTaggaatatatattatttatttctaaaagcTCCTTGAGCTTTAAGTTTGAACAATATGCAAGCTTGCCTGAACCTTTTGctgatattatattttaactagAAGAAAGGAAAGCAAGAATTGAACTCCTGATAACTTGGTCAGAGAAGTTTGATATCATGTCAGTGGACAACTTTTCCAAAAGATTGAGCTATTAGGTGTAGCTGCGTAGGCCTTGGAATGGTCTAAGCTCTAACATTTGTTTGATAGTATACCATGTTTGTTTGACCTGCTTATATCTTTGAAGTTCCCATGCCAATAGCTGCTCAGGAGTTTCCAAATGGTGTTAGAGCTTTACCCTTCATAGCTTGCTGGCTATGATGCTATGCTAAAAGTGCCTCCTAAGAATCGAATCACTATTGATCTGGCAAAGGGTGTCATTGATTCATTGAGATACTAACTGCTGTATGGTGTGATTCCTGCATCCTTGAAATCCATGTCACTCTGGGGTTGGGGTACAGCAATTGATTTGTCCCAAAAATGGACTGTATACACTATTTACACTTCACATCTAAAATGTTGTCTCGACCCACTTTTtacttgtttccttttttttcacaaatcaaGGACACCAAAAAAATGAAGTGCAGCTATGCATGATAACTTGACATGTTATATACTCTGTCTGTATGCAGAATTCCGGATATAGTTTTCTAATCATGTTATGCTAGTTCTTTATTCCATTTCTTCAATGTGATTCTTGAGAGGCTATCTGTTAATTTTAACCAGATTATATTTGAAGGCATCTATGCTCTGCATCCTGATATTCGAATATCCCTTGACTTGTGGATTGCTGTTGTAAGAACGAGTCTCCATCTTCGAAAGCCATTTTCTGTTTcgtctattttttatttgttatttttgggGCTAGGAAGCCTCTCactttgattttcttatttgaaACAGGTTGGAGGTGTTCATTCACATTTGATCTCACGTGTTCAAAGGGATAAGAGTAGAGTGGGGTGTTTTATTTCCCAAAATGAGATCATGATGACAGTGTTTCCTATGTTCCAGCAGCTCATTGAACCTCATCTTGTTCATGCACATGTTAGTGGATAATATACATTTCCCCCATATTTTAAAACTGCTTAAGAATTAATGGTTAAAGCCTTGATGATTTTAGATTTGTCAGTTGAACCATTAACGATCCATGTAAAGAACTACACTTCCTTACCTTTTATATTGCTCTCTAACTATGCCTACTTTACAATAATATGTTATTCTGTTAATCTTGAGAGAAATACTTCGGCTTCATCCATGATTACTGACAATGTAATAagtaataacaatataaaacttggttattttagttaatatttataGTCTGCTCTTTCTATTTGCTGCTCTCACCTGTCACCCTGTAGTTGCAGTAttgtttcagttttctttttattttggataatgAATTGTTGTTTTTGGAGAATTGATGGATATATGACACATCATCATTTAATGTAAACTTGCAGCTTAAAATTCGAAATGACTTTGACCCTGTGCTTTCTCCTGAGAGTTCATTATTTGTATTAAAGAGTAACAAAAAAGTAAGTTTTATCTGTATTTAGATATATGTATTTATCTATCTATACATATTATGTGACAAGGTTTTGTTCAACATGTTTACTGAAGATAGCAATAAATAACAGGTAGCATATCAAGATATTGTTGCAATTCTTGATTCAGCAAAATTTTGCAGTTCGGTGcagaaatttattgatatttatatAAGGCTTCCTGGGATCCCTTCTAATGGGCAGTTGAGAGATAGTGATTGTATTCGAGTCAGAATATGTGAAGGCAGATTTGCATTGCTGATACGAGAGGTTGGGAATATTTTTATCTTCCCATTATTTGCTTGTTGATTCCTTAACACAATTATACATGTCAGTGTATAGTTACTGTGCCATtttgatgatttattttatttgaaaattttcttgttATCTTGTACATGTGTCAGCCTATCAAAGAAGGGAACTTTATCATTCAGCCTAAAGTGGATTTTGATATTGGCATTAGTACGGTTGCTGGTCTTCTTAATCTTGGGTAAGCCATAATTCAATGCAAAAAGATATTCTTATCCATTTATAAATCTTCAGTAAATGTACCACTACTATGTTTCATGTTGTCTGGATTCTATATTTCTATATTAAATGAAAGGGTAAGTGATTATCATCAATGTTAGTCGCTTGTCTATGTTTCAAGCAttgggaaaaaataaaattccctATGCTGCTATCAAACTTAGATAGgcagaagcaaaaaaaaaaagaatttgatgtAACAGTAAAGGAGGAGAAAACACCAACAGTCAATGATATTTCTATACTGCTGGAGGctgattctttattttcttttacattttaaatcactatccaatatatttttcttgtccAGCTATGGGGGCTGGTGTTTGTTGTGATCCACTATCCAATATAGTTTTGAAGGACCAAACATGAAATTACTGTGTGACAATCAGGCTACTTTTCGTCTTTCTTCTAGCATAACTTTTCATGAAAGGACCAAACATATAGTGATTTACTAtcattttattaaagaaaatgtTCTTTCAGGTGAAATGTTATTTGCTTTGTAGCAAAAATGTTTACTAAATCCCTCAGAGGACCTCAAGTCGATTTTAATTGTAACAAGCTTTATGCATGTTATATATGCTCCACCTTGAGGGAGTGTGTTAGTATTAGTCACATGCTTCATATGCTTCACTGTACATTGTATTATTTCTTCGAATTACTAGATATTGTAATCTTAGTATATAGGAAATAGTGCCTATAAATAGTTATTACTACTGCCCTCATGCACTATTCTTGTATATAGATCTGATTAGATGTGTGGTAGCACACAATTCTTGAAGACCATTTTCCACTCTATCACttccttttttggtttatttgttTGACCGTTAGTGTATTTACGAATCATCATTGATTTATTGATTGGTAGCACTTTCTGTCAGGTATCAAGCAGTTGCTTATATTGAAGCGTCTGCATTCATCTATCAGGATGGAAAGGTCACATGATTTATCTTATGACTTAGATTTGACTGAAAATATATGTTTCCAttaattagttgataaaatttataaggcAGAGATGAACTTGTTCTTGGTTTCCTTTTCTCACAAACTTGGCTGATCTTTGCACTGTGGggattcaaatcattttaaaaactgaattttATAATGGATTGTGTTCACTAGAACTTGAGACCGGATTTATATTATGATCATGAATTCTTGAACTGTTAACCATGTATTGATAGCTCTGCTTGGTGTAAGTATTGTGAATGTCAAAGAATCAACTGAAGATTTTGGGACAATTTATCCAAGTCTATTTTgacatcattattttattatagaaCTGGGTTTTAATGTAAAACTTTATCATAGAAAACAACAGTTATAAGGAGAAGGAAAATGGAAGACAATGGAGAGATGCAAGATTCAGAGGGATGTCCCTAATTACTTTGGAATGGTTATAAAAGTTAGACCTCTATTTAGATAAATGCTATGACTGAACAATGGCCTTTATTCCCTTCACTTTTGGTGCCTCTATACAAAAAACTAATTACTTTGGGGTTTGCTATGCTTAGTAGAAatactatattatattttttttgcataattataaaaaattgatatattcaCCTTGCTCTCACTACTTGATGGTGAGAATTTGTggattttaatgtaaaaattcATAAATGTGCTTAGTTTATAAATATGCATCCCAAATGGATCTGCCTAATATATATACAAGGCGTAAATTCTTTTAATAGATAAGCTCATGAGCATGATAGCAGATAGCTCATTTGCAACTACAAAAATAACTTTCTGGTTAGCTATGTTACTGTGTGagttctttacttcttttttgcCACACTAAAATTTGTTTCATATACATAttggaataatttatttatggttGCTTTTAACTTgcat
This region of Glycine max cultivar Williams 82 chromosome 7, Glycine_max_v4.0, whole genome shotgun sequence genomic DNA includes:
- the LOC100778905 gene encoding uncharacterized protein isoform X2 encodes the protein MDDEVVQRVFHEGGRDYFQQQPSTSSSSSSILQSLPLHVSFDHGYYLLVKSIQELREKKDGLVTVGIGGPSGSGKTSLTEKVASVIGCTVISMENYRDGVDEGNDVDSIDFDTLIKNLEDLTKGNDTSIPEFDYQQKRRVGYKAIKSPSSVVVIVDGTYALHAKLRSLLDIRVAVVGGVHFSLLSKVRYDIGDSCSLDYLIDSIFPLFRKHIEPDLHHAQIRINNSFVSSFREAVYKVKCRSKSSDGHSGSAFQGNEAQTDNFIEMYLRPPSASEEARINDWIKVRQSGIRYYLSLGDQRIVDKNFIIRPKAEFEVGRMTLGGLLALGYIVVVSYKRASTTVNNGKVSMSFETIDVLGETFMVMRGTNRKTVGTEALRMGINGPWITKSYLEMILERKGVPRLSTPPLVSNTTVPGSQETVIAAPKPIRVTPNLVTGLDDLPQPWTRSPTKSKMEPVVAEWHFISSDSSLPDNSVLDPSSFRDSVRLAPMPDSFDLDRGLLLAVQAIQALLENKGVPVIVGIGGPSGSGKTSLAHKMANIIGCEVVSLESYYKQVKDFKYDDFSALDLSLLSKNIDDIRNGQRTKVPIFDLESGARSGFKELEVSEDCGVIIFEGIYALHPDIRISLDLWIAVVGGVHSHLISRVQRDKSRVGCFISQNEIMMTVFPMFQQLIEPHLVHAHLKIRNDFDPVLSPESSLFVLKSNKKVAYQDIVAILDSAKFCSSVQKFIDIYIRLPGIPSNGQLRDSDCIRVRICEGRFALLIREPIKEGNFIIQPKVDFDIGISTVAGLLNLGYQAVAYIEASAFIYQDGKILIEVDHLQDVPGPYIQIKGVNKDAVAAAGSMLKLDGSYTTKSYLEIILERLPAIERTSGGIHSQQSARLLEIVEFIQSQGCSSASESSSSRVVSPIEGVIEEMQSRIRRLERWLAINTVLWTFLMSALVGYSLYQRKRQ
- the LOC100778905 gene encoding uncharacterized protein isoform X3, translating into MENYRDGVDEGNDVDSIDFDTLIKNLEDLTKGNDTSIPEFDYQQKRRVGYKAIKSPSSVVVIVDGTYALHAKLRSLLDIRVAVVGGVHFSLLSKVRYDIGDSCSLDYLIDSIFPLFRKHIEPDLHHAQIRINNSFVSSFREAVYKVKCRSKSSDGHSGSAFQGNEAQTDNFIEMYLRPPSASEEARINDWIKVRQSGIRYYLSLGDQRIVDKNFIIRPKAEFEVGRMTLGGLLALGYIVVVSYKRASTTVNNGKVSMSFETIDVLGETFMVMRGTNRKTVGTEALRMGINGPWITKSYLEMILERKGVPRLSTPPLVSNTTVPGSQETVIAAPKPIRVTPNLVTGLDDLPQPWTRSPTKSKMEPVVAEWHFISSDSSLPDNSVLDFSHEATTDPSSFRDSVRLAPMPDSFDLDRGLLLAVQAIQALLENKGVPVIVGIGGPSGSGKTSLAHKMANIIGCEVVSLESYYKQVKDFKYDDFSALDLSLLSKNIDDIRNGQRTKVPIFDLESGARSGFKELEVSEDCGVIIFEGIYALHPDIRISLDLWIAVVGGVHSHLISRVQRDKSRVGCFISQNEIMMTVFPMFQQLIEPHLVHAHLKIRNDFDPVLSPESSLFVLKSNKKVAYQDIVAILDSAKFCSSVQKFIDIYIRLPGIPSNGQLRDSDCIRVRICEGRFALLIREPIKEGNFIIQPKVDFDIGISTVAGLLNLGYQAVAYIEASAFIYQDGKILIEVDHLQDVPGPYIQIKGVNKDAVAAAGSMLKLDGSYTTKSYLEIILERLPAIERTSGGIHSQQSARLLEIVEFIQSQGCSSASESSSSRVVSPIEGVIEEMQSRIRRLERWLAINTVLWTFLMSALVGYSLYQRKRQ
- the LOC100778905 gene encoding uncharacterized protein isoform X1, whose translation is MDDEVVQRVFHEGGRDYFQQQPSTSSSSSSILQSLPLHVSFDHGYYLLVKSIQELREKKDGLVTVGIGGPSGSGKTSLTEKVASVIGCTVISMENYRDGVDEGNDVDSIDFDTLIKNLEDLTKGNDTSIPEFDYQQKRRVGYKAIKSPSSVVVIVDGTYALHAKLRSLLDIRVAVVGGVHFSLLSKVRYDIGDSCSLDYLIDSIFPLFRKHIEPDLHHAQIRINNSFVSSFREAVYKVKCRSKSSDGHSGSAFQGNEAQTDNFIEMYLRPPSASEEARINDWIKVRQSGIRYYLSLGDQRIVDKNFIIRPKAEFEVGRMTLGGLLALGYIVVVSYKRASTTVNNGKVSMSFETIDVLGETFMVMRGTNRKTVGTEALRMGINGPWITKSYLEMILERKGVPRLSTPPLVSNTTVPGSQETVIAAPKPIRVTPNLVTGLDDLPQPWTRSPTKSKMEPVVAEWHFISSDSSLPDNSVLDFSHEATTDPSSFRDSVRLAPMPDSFDLDRGLLLAVQAIQALLENKGVPVIVGIGGPSGSGKTSLAHKMANIIGCEVVSLESYYKQVKDFKYDDFSALDLSLLSKNIDDIRNGQRTKVPIFDLESGARSGFKELEVSEDCGVIIFEGIYALHPDIRISLDLWIAVVGGVHSHLISRVQRDKSRVGCFISQNEIMMTVFPMFQQLIEPHLVHAHLKIRNDFDPVLSPESSLFVLKSNKKVAYQDIVAILDSAKFCSSVQKFIDIYIRLPGIPSNGQLRDSDCIRVRICEGRFALLIREPIKEGNFIIQPKVDFDIGISTVAGLLNLGYQAVAYIEASAFIYQDGKILIEVDHLQDVPGPYIQIKGVNKDAVAAAGSMLKLDGSYTTKSYLEIILERLPAIERTSGGIHSQQSARLLEIVEFIQSQGCSSASESSSSRVVSPIEGVIEEMQSRIRRLERWLAINTVLWTFLMSALVGYSLYQRKRQ